The genomic interval AGTTCTGAGGTTCCTAACCCCTTTAAATAGAGGGTTTTTTGGAGTCTGACATCATATGCGCAGGAGCTTTTTCCGCGTTTTATTCCATTTTGAAATAACAACAAAGAGTGAAATATCATGGCGAGTATTAAATTTGATAATGTCGTTAAAAGTTATGGCGATGTTAATATTATTAAGAATCTAAACCTCGAAATTCAGGACAAAGAATTCATGGTGCTGGTAGGTCCCTCGGGATGTGGTAAGTCGACCACTCTGAGGATGATTGCCGGTCTTGAAGAAGTGTCTGATGGTGAGCTGTATATTGGTGACCGTGTGGTCAACAATGTTCACCCGAAGGATCGAGATGTTGCCATGGTATTTCAAAGCTATGCGTTGTATCCGCATATGTCTGTTCGGGAAAATATCGCCTTTGGTTTACGCCTGCGTAAAATGCCTTCGGACGAAATTGATCGCCTGGTTAACGAAGCGGCTGAAACTCTTGGATTGTCTCACTTGCTTGACCGTAAGCCTAAGGCACTGTCCGGTGGTCAGCGTCAACGGGTTGCACTGGGACGAGCCATTGTTCGTAAACCATCCGTCTTCCTGTTTGATGAACCATTATCCAACCTTGATGCAGAGCTTCGTGTACAAATGCGTGCAGAGATCGGTAAGCTGCAGAAACGACTCGGCATTACTTCTGTTTACGTAACGCACGATCAGGTCGAAGCCATGACCATGGGTGACCGTATTGCAGTATTACATGATGGGGTGTTGAGACAAGTTGGCAGCCCGCTGGAGTTATACGATACCCCGGCCAATGTTTTTGTGGCGCAGTTCATCGGTACTCCAAACATGAATATTCTGACCATGACGGTTTCTGATGATGGTCAGACGATTACGCACCCATCCCTGACGATGACTGTCCCCGATGATTGGAAAGCATCAGTCAGTAACTACAAGGGCAAAAAAGTGGTTGTTGGATTCCGCCCTGAGCATGTCCGCCCTGAGGACGAGCATGACTGGGCTACCACTGCCAAGTTGAAAGGTACTGTGGAAATTATTGAGACCTTGGGTCATGAAGTGGTAGCGCATTTGCGGGTTGATGGTGTAGAACATCAGATCATCTCAAAAATGGATGCACATAAAATTCCTACAGCAGGTGATGCTGTCGAAATGGATGTGAACACTTCTAAAATCCATATCTTTGATGCTGAAACTGAAAACAGACTCTAACGTCAAGTATTTCACCTGAGAAACCGGGGGAGACCCCGGTTTTTTTGTCTCAGTTTATTTGTTTCTAT from Gynuella sunshinyii YC6258 carries:
- a CDS encoding ABC transporter ATP-binding protein → MASIKFDNVVKSYGDVNIIKNLNLEIQDKEFMVLVGPSGCGKSTTLRMIAGLEEVSDGELYIGDRVVNNVHPKDRDVAMVFQSYALYPHMSVRENIAFGLRLRKMPSDEIDRLVNEAAETLGLSHLLDRKPKALSGGQRQRVALGRAIVRKPSVFLFDEPLSNLDAELRVQMRAEIGKLQKRLGITSVYVTHDQVEAMTMGDRIAVLHDGVLRQVGSPLELYDTPANVFVAQFIGTPNMNILTMTVSDDGQTITHPSLTMTVPDDWKASVSNYKGKKVVVGFRPEHVRPEDEHDWATTAKLKGTVEIIETLGHEVVAHLRVDGVEHQIISKMDAHKIPTAGDAVEMDVNTSKIHIFDAETENRL